One genomic window of Vibrio mangrovi includes the following:
- a CDS encoding insulinase family protein, which produces MHISPNDTNSYRYITLPNQLRVLLICDQNAQKSAAALAINVGHFDDPADREGLAHFLEHMLFLGTEKYPNSGEFQNFINQHGGSHNAWTGTEHSCFFFDITASAYEKALDRFAQFFTAPLFNEESLDKERQAIESEYKLKLNDDVRRLYQVHKETIHPQHPFAKFSVGNLQTLSDRNQASIREEIVRFHREHYSADLMTLAVIAPESLDIQEQWIVERFSAVVNQQRYGKKIREPFVTRENTGLLIEAEPLKDIRKLFLAFPLPGMDVYYQQKPLSYFAHLLGYEGKNSLTLALKDKGWITSLSAGGGASGSNYREFTISMLLTEAGLEHVDEVILAIFSYIRQIREHGLQPWRYDEKKAVLEAAFRYQETARPLDTVSHLVMNMQHYREEDTIYGDYMMQSYDEALLREILDQFVPENLRATLLAQGRDYNQTANWYYTPYSVTSFTESQLAFFGQAQSELSMDLPEPNPFICHELQPKPIDSTNDKPQIIQESDGFRLWHMQDQEFLVPKGVIYVAIDSPYAVQNPRNIVMTRLCVEIFLDSLAKETYPAEIAGMGYNMYTHQGGVTLSISGFSQKQPELLKLILDRFEQREFSEHRFLSVKTQLERSWRNAAKDRPISQLFNAMTGLLQPNNPPYDSLLEALQTIQVQELAPFVDQMLSQLHVEMFIYGDWRKSDALQIGQELIQALHVQDQRYEESLRPLVMLGKQGTFRREVYCDQDDSAVVLYYQCTDISPRSVALYSLANHLMSATFFHEIRTKQQLGYMVGTGNLPLNRHPGIVMYVQSPHAAPVDLMASIDEYLNAFYMVLLELNEYQWHSSKRGLLNQIATPDPTLRSRAQRFWVAIGNKDHQFDQREQVLQELKQLSRSDMIRFVVNELKPRTANRLIMHTQGNAHYDAGQLTLGREVGSIEAFQLMPKAYELG; this is translated from the coding sequence GTGCACATCAGTCCAAATGATACAAATAGTTACCGATATATCACCTTGCCTAATCAACTTCGGGTGCTATTGATTTGTGACCAAAATGCACAAAAAAGTGCGGCAGCTCTGGCAATCAATGTCGGTCATTTTGATGATCCGGCAGATCGCGAAGGCTTAGCTCACTTCCTAGAGCATATGCTATTTTTGGGAACGGAAAAATACCCAAATTCCGGCGAGTTTCAAAATTTCATTAATCAGCACGGGGGATCGCATAACGCGTGGACCGGAACTGAACATAGTTGTTTCTTTTTTGACATTACGGCTTCGGCATATGAAAAGGCTCTTGATCGCTTCGCCCAGTTTTTTACTGCTCCCTTGTTCAACGAGGAATCTCTGGACAAAGAACGTCAGGCAATTGAGTCAGAATATAAGTTAAAGCTCAATGATGATGTACGGCGTCTCTATCAGGTCCATAAAGAAACCATTCATCCACAGCACCCTTTTGCCAAATTTTCAGTCGGCAATCTACAAACGCTTTCAGATCGCAACCAAGCCAGCATTCGTGAAGAAATTGTCCGTTTTCACCGTGAGCATTACTCAGCCGATTTGATGACTCTGGCAGTGATTGCTCCCGAGTCACTGGATATTCAGGAACAATGGATTGTTGAACGATTCTCTGCTGTGGTTAACCAACAGCGTTATGGCAAGAAGATTCGGGAACCATTCGTTACCCGGGAAAATACCGGGCTTTTGATTGAAGCCGAACCACTCAAAGATATTCGGAAACTGTTTCTGGCATTCCCACTCCCCGGTATGGATGTTTACTATCAGCAAAAACCACTCTCCTATTTTGCCCATTTACTGGGTTATGAAGGGAAAAACAGTCTGACTCTGGCTCTGAAAGACAAAGGATGGATAACCAGCCTTTCGGCCGGAGGCGGAGCCAGTGGCAGTAACTACCGGGAATTTACTATTAGCATGTTACTCACCGAAGCAGGTCTTGAGCATGTTGACGAAGTTATTCTGGCAATTTTCAGCTATATCCGGCAGATCCGGGAGCATGGGCTACAACCCTGGCGCTATGATGAGAAAAAAGCTGTCCTTGAAGCTGCTTTTCGTTATCAGGAAACTGCCCGGCCACTGGACACCGTTAGCCACCTGGTAATGAACATGCAGCATTACCGGGAAGAAGATACTATCTACGGCGATTACATGATGCAAAGCTACGATGAAGCTCTGCTCAGAGAAATTCTTGACCAATTTGTCCCGGAAAACCTCAGGGCGACGCTTTTGGCTCAGGGACGGGACTACAACCAAACGGCCAACTGGTATTATACCCCTTATTCGGTGACTTCCTTTACGGAGTCACAATTAGCATTTTTCGGGCAGGCTCAGTCAGAGCTGAGTATGGATTTACCTGAACCGAATCCTTTCATCTGTCATGAACTTCAGCCAAAGCCTATCGATTCAACTAATGATAAACCGCAGATCATACAGGAGAGCGATGGATTCCGTCTGTGGCATATGCAGGATCAGGAATTTCTGGTTCCGAAAGGGGTTATATACGTTGCTATCGATAGCCCTTATGCGGTTCAAAACCCCCGTAATATTGTCATGACACGTCTGTGTGTTGAGATCTTTCTCGATTCTCTGGCAAAAGAAACATATCCGGCAGAGATCGCCGGGATGGGATACAACATGTACACCCATCAGGGTGGCGTCACTCTGTCAATTTCTGGCTTCAGCCAGAAACAACCCGAGCTGCTGAAATTAATTCTGGATCGTTTCGAACAAAGGGAATTTAGTGAGCACCGTTTCCTGTCCGTCAAAACACAGCTGGAGAGAAGCTGGCGGAATGCAGCCAAAGATCGTCCGATTTCACAGTTGTTTAATGCGATGACCGGGCTATTACAGCCGAATAATCCGCCTTATGACAGCTTACTTGAGGCACTTCAAACCATTCAGGTCCAAGAACTGGCTCCTTTCGTCGATCAGATGTTATCTCAACTGCATGTTGAAATGTTCATCTATGGCGATTGGAGAAAATCAGACGCGTTGCAGATAGGTCAGGAACTCATCCAGGCCTTGCATGTACAGGACCAACGTTATGAAGAATCTCTCCGGCCTCTGGTGATGCTCGGTAAGCAAGGAACTTTCCGCCGGGAAGTCTATTGTGATCAGGATGATTCAGCGGTTGTCCTGTATTACCAATGCACCGACATTTCTCCCCGAAGTGTTGCGCTTTACTCACTAGCGAATCATTTAATGTCTGCAACCTTCTTTCATGAAATCAGAACCAAGCAACAGCTGGGCTATATGGTTGGCACCGGAAATCTTCCTCTGAACCGTCATCCGGGAATCGTCATGTATGTGCAGTCACCTCACGCAGCCCCAGTAGATTTGATGGCCTCAATTGATGAATACCTCAATGCCTTTTATATGGTCTTGCTTGAACTGAACGAATATCAGTGGCATAGCAGCAAACGGGGATTATTAAACCAAATCGCTACACCGGATCCAACGCTCAGAAGCCGCGCTCAGCGTTTTTGGGTTGCTATCGGAAATAAAGATCATCAGTTTGATCAACGGGAGCAGGTTCTACAGGAACTCAAACAGCTGTCCCGCTCGGATATGATCCGCTTCGTTGTAAACGAGCTGAAACCCAGAACCGCCAACCGGCTGATTATGCACACTCAGGGAAATGCACATTATGATGCAGGTCAACTGACTCTGGGCAGAG
- the sixA gene encoding phosphohistidine phosphatase SixA yields MKIFIMRHGEAGYCATGDADRPLTELGKNESVSVLKQANDIQKISVDKVLVSPYLRAQETWREIADYIDTRSIETCDDITPYGKADRVFDYLMVLADIEKVNSFFLVSHLPLVGYLTSEFVREMTPPMFPTSGLICLDYMPETQRGELLWRLSPK; encoded by the coding sequence ATGAAAATTTTTATTATGCGTCACGGAGAAGCGGGATATTGCGCGACAGGTGATGCGGATCGGCCTCTAACCGAACTCGGAAAAAATGAATCGGTTTCCGTCCTGAAACAGGCGAATGACATTCAGAAAATCAGCGTAGATAAAGTCTTGGTCAGCCCTTATCTTCGGGCTCAGGAAACATGGCGGGAAATAGCAGACTATATCGATACCCGCAGTATAGAAACTTGTGATGATATTACACCGTACGGTAAAGCCGACCGGGTATTTGATTACCTGATGGTTTTGGCCGACATTGAGAAAGTGAATTCATTTTTTCTGGTTTCCCACTTACCGCTTGTCGGTTATTTGACCAGTGAGTTTGTCAGAGAGATGACGCCACCGATGTTTCCGACATCAGGATTGATCTGTCTTGATTATATGCCGGAGACACAGCGGGGCGAACTACTGTGGCGTCTTTCTCCCAAATAG
- the flhA gene encoding flagellar biosynthesis protein FlhA — protein MKFTLPFADKLPLIPRRTVPAVGAPIMVLATLGMVVLPIPAFMLDLFFTFNIALAMVVLLVTIYTRRPLDFAAFPTVLLISTLLRLALNVASTRVVLLYGHEGPGAAGSVIEAFGSVVIGGNYAVGLVVFLILMIINFMVVTKGAGRISEVSARFTLDALPGKQMAIDADLNAGLIDQEQARLRRFEVTKEADFYGSMDGASKFVKGDAIAGILILFINILGGLSIGMIQYDLGFGDAIQIYTLLTIGDGLVAQIPSLLLSIGAAIMVTRQNTDEDMGQQVIFQMFDNPKALMITAAILGVMGIVPGMPHFAFLLLASLAGGGSYLLHKKQQKAAEEKQLPAELDTEAPKRRELSWDDVQPVDVIGLEVGYRLIPLVDRDQGGELLERVKGVRKKLSQDFGFLIPPVHIRDNLELSPNSYRITLMGVAVGEAEIRPDQELAINPGQVYGAIDGEHTFDPAFGLEAVWIREEQREHAQALGYTVVDSSTVLATHLSQLLTNNAAQLIGHEEVQNLLDMLSRSAPKLVENFVPDQLPLGTVVKVLQNLLNEAIPIRDIRTIVQTLAEYSGKSQEPDILTAAARIALRRLIVQEINGIEPELPVITLIPELEQLLHQTMQASGGESAGIEPGLAERLQSSLSQATQEQELKGEPAVLLTSGVLRSTLAKFVKNTIPNLRVLSYQEIPDEKQIRIVQAVGN, from the coding sequence ATGAAGTTTACCCTGCCATTTGCTGACAAATTACCGCTGATTCCCCGGAGAACTGTCCCTGCGGTCGGTGCTCCTATTATGGTGCTTGCAACGTTGGGAATGGTGGTGCTGCCTATTCCGGCGTTTATGCTCGACCTGTTTTTTACGTTCAATATTGCGTTGGCGATGGTTGTTCTGCTGGTGACGATATATACACGTCGGCCACTTGATTTTGCTGCTTTTCCTACGGTATTGCTTATTTCTACACTGCTTCGGTTAGCTCTGAACGTTGCATCGACCCGGGTGGTTCTGCTGTATGGTCATGAAGGTCCGGGAGCTGCTGGTAGTGTGATCGAAGCATTCGGTAGTGTTGTGATTGGCGGAAACTATGCTGTCGGTCTGGTGGTTTTCCTGATTCTGATGATCATTAACTTTATGGTTGTCACCAAAGGTGCCGGCCGGATTTCAGAGGTAAGTGCCCGCTTTACACTGGATGCATTGCCAGGGAAACAAATGGCGATCGATGCGGATTTGAACGCTGGATTAATTGATCAGGAGCAGGCACGTCTTCGTCGCTTCGAAGTGACGAAAGAAGCTGACTTTTACGGCTCAATGGATGGTGCTTCCAAGTTCGTGAAAGGAGATGCGATTGCCGGGATTCTGATCCTGTTTATTAACATTCTCGGTGGTCTGTCTATCGGGATGATCCAGTATGATCTGGGATTTGGCGATGCAATTCAGATTTATACGTTACTGACCATAGGTGATGGTCTGGTCGCTCAGATTCCGTCATTGCTCTTGTCAATCGGTGCCGCGATCATGGTGACGCGTCAAAATACCGATGAAGACATGGGGCAGCAGGTTATCTTCCAGATGTTCGACAACCCGAAAGCCCTGATGATAACTGCGGCGATTCTGGGAGTCATGGGGATTGTTCCCGGTATGCCACATTTTGCGTTTCTTCTTCTGGCGTCTCTTGCCGGAGGCGGATCCTATCTTTTGCATAAGAAGCAGCAGAAAGCAGCAGAAGAAAAACAATTACCGGCAGAGCTGGATACCGAGGCTCCGAAGCGAAGAGAACTATCCTGGGATGATGTTCAACCCGTAGATGTGATTGGTCTGGAAGTGGGGTATCGGTTGATTCCTCTGGTTGACCGGGATCAGGGAGGTGAACTGCTGGAACGGGTCAAAGGGGTCAGGAAAAAACTGTCGCAGGATTTTGGATTTCTTATCCCGCCGGTTCATATCCGGGATAATCTGGAACTTTCACCAAATAGTTATCGAATCACGTTGATGGGGGTTGCTGTCGGCGAAGCGGAAATTCGTCCCGATCAGGAGCTGGCCATTAACCCTGGGCAGGTTTACGGAGCTATTGATGGCGAACATACATTCGATCCGGCCTTTGGTCTGGAAGCTGTCTGGATTCGCGAGGAACAGCGGGAGCATGCTCAGGCTCTGGGCTATACCGTCGTTGATTCATCAACAGTACTGGCGACTCATCTGAGTCAACTGTTAACGAATAATGCCGCTCAGTTAATCGGTCATGAAGAAGTTCAGAATTTACTGGATATGCTGTCTCGCAGTGCGCCGAAACTGGTTGAAAATTTTGTTCCGGATCAACTGCCATTGGGAACGGTTGTGAAAGTCCTGCAAAATCTGTTGAACGAAGCAATCCCGATTCGGGATATACGGACTATCGTCCAGACTCTTGCTGAATATTCAGGAAAGAGTCAAGAACCCGACATCCTGACAGCCGCTGCCCGGATTGCTTTACGACGTTTAATTGTTCAGGAAATCAATGGTATAGAACCAGAATTGCCTGTGATTACTCTGATTCCTGAGCTGGAACAATTATTGCATCAGACCATGCAAGCGTCAGGTGGAGAATCCGCAGGTATTGAACCCGGTCTGGCTGAGCGGCTTCAGTCTTCGTTGAGTCAGGCGACTCAGGAGCAGGAGCTGAAAGGTGAGCCAGCCGTTTTACTGACTTCTGGTGTACTGCGCTCGACCCTGGCTAAATTTGTGAAAAATACGATACCCAACTTGCGCGTGCTTTCTTATCAGGAGATTCCTGATGAAAAACAGATTCGAATTGTACAGGCTGTCGGTAACTAG
- the flhF gene encoding flagellar biosynthesis protein FlhF has protein sequence MKTALLQVKEELGVDAVIMSNKKVAGGVEIVAAVDSDNVAPKTQVHGYSSQPRHREHEGVSPSAGRRELAEDRVHLGQRAAPAPQKSRTPQQKTSSQRGSMTNRFANLLKQYSPAHEEAESEREDTLTSLLQRQAKSSQAGSSHAPVSRWDEREENHKPQLDPSRYERRQKREEAQSSQDIELMKEDINSIRRLLEHQVSGLMWQEVERREPLRAMLIKRLSRMGLSLELADQLACYIPEDTPPPKAWRALLGLVSDQIPVVNQDILKKGGVVALLGPTGVGKTTTVAKLAARAAMEYGSDNVALVTTDTYRIGAHEQLAIYGRIMGCPVKVAKDSNELADVIQQLRNRRLILVDTAGMGQRDVRLSEQLDTLMQDRGSAIKSYLVLPATAQRKVLQETIDHFRRIPLSGCIMTKLDESLSLGEFVSVVVENALPVAYIANGQRVPEDIVIAQPKYMVAKANELLEKSADNEPHYWSSDSERI, from the coding sequence ATGAAAACTGCATTGCTCCAGGTAAAAGAGGAACTTGGAGTTGATGCGGTAATTATGTCGAATAAAAAAGTTGCAGGTGGTGTTGAAATCGTTGCTGCAGTCGATAGCGATAATGTCGCACCCAAAACACAGGTTCACGGTTACAGTTCTCAACCCCGTCATCGTGAACATGAAGGTGTATCACCTTCTGCCGGACGACGTGAGTTGGCAGAAGATCGGGTTCATTTAGGCCAACGTGCTGCACCTGCTCCCCAAAAATCCCGGACACCACAGCAAAAGACATCCAGTCAGCGTGGGTCGATGACCAACCGCTTTGCCAACCTGTTGAAACAGTACTCTCCAGCTCACGAAGAAGCAGAGTCTGAACGTGAAGATACACTGACCTCTCTGTTGCAACGTCAGGCAAAGTCATCACAAGCCGGTAGTAGTCATGCACCTGTGAGTCGGTGGGATGAACGGGAAGAGAATCATAAGCCACAACTTGACCCTTCTCGCTATGAACGTCGTCAAAAACGGGAAGAAGCGCAAAGTTCTCAGGATATTGAGCTGATGAAAGAAGACATCAACTCAATTCGTCGTCTTCTGGAGCATCAGGTTTCTGGCCTGATGTGGCAGGAGGTCGAGCGTCGGGAACCGCTTCGGGCGATGTTAATCAAGCGATTATCCCGAATGGGACTTTCTCTGGAACTGGCGGATCAACTGGCTTGTTATATACCGGAAGACACGCCGCCACCGAAAGCCTGGCGAGCTTTACTCGGACTGGTGTCGGATCAAATTCCGGTTGTTAACCAGGATATTTTAAAGAAAGGGGGCGTTGTTGCCCTGTTAGGGCCGACTGGTGTAGGAAAAACCACCACGGTTGCAAAGTTAGCTGCAAGGGCAGCAATGGAGTATGGATCGGACAATGTAGCACTGGTAACAACGGATACTTATCGTATCGGAGCCCATGAGCAGTTGGCAATATACGGTAGAATAATGGGGTGCCCGGTAAAAGTCGCTAAAGATTCCAACGAGTTAGCCGATGTAATTCAGCAATTACGAAATCGACGACTGATTCTTGTGGATACAGCAGGCATGGGACAGCGTGATGTGCGTCTGTCTGAGCAACTTGACACCTTAATGCAGGATCGCGGTAGTGCGATCAAAAGTTATTTGGTTTTACCAGCAACAGCACAAAGAAAGGTGCTTCAGGAAACCATTGATCATTTCAGACGAATTCCCTTATCCGGATGCATCATGACGAAGTTAGATGAGTCTCTGAGTCTGGGAGAGTTTGTCAGTGTGGTTGTGGAGAATGCGTTACCCGTCGCTTACATCGCGAATGGACAGCGTGTTCCTGAAGATATTGTGATTGCTCAGCCAAAATATATGGTAGCGAAAGCGAACGAATTGCTAGAGAAGTCGGCTGACAATGAGCCTCACTACTGGAGCAGTGACTCAGAGAGAATCTAG
- a CDS encoding MinD/ParA family protein — translation MTNKMIFDQASGLRRLSQPTLTKVITVTGGKGGVGKTNVTLGMAMSMARQGKKVMVLDADLGLANVDVMLGIRPKKNLGHVLAGECELKDAIVEGPYGIRIIPATSGTKSMVELSHAQHIGLIRAFGSLEEEMDVLLVDTAAGISDMVVSFARAAQDVVVVVCDEPTSITDAYALIKLLSREHQVQRFKIVANMVRSYREGRELFAKLTLVTERFLNVGIELVACIPLDDNVRQAVKKQKIVVDAFPRSPASLAISSLANKALTWPIPKTPSGHLEFFVERLLNRTEIVGEPFGE, via the coding sequence ATGACGAATAAAATGATTTTTGACCAAGCAAGCGGCCTGCGCCGTTTAAGCCAACCGACACTGACAAAAGTGATTACAGTGACGGGAGGAAAAGGTGGTGTTGGAAAAACCAACGTTACTTTGGGAATGGCGATGAGTATGGCTCGTCAGGGCAAGAAAGTAATGGTGCTTGATGCCGACCTGGGATTGGCAAATGTAGATGTCATGTTAGGTATTCGCCCTAAAAAGAATCTGGGGCATGTCCTGGCTGGTGAGTGTGAATTAAAAGATGCTATCGTCGAAGGACCATATGGGATTAGAATCATCCCTGCAACTTCCGGAACCAAGTCGATGGTCGAGTTATCCCATGCTCAGCATATCGGATTGATTCGGGCATTTGGCAGTCTGGAAGAAGAAATGGATGTGTTGTTGGTTGACACGGCTGCGGGTATTTCTGATATGGTTGTAAGCTTCGCACGGGCTGCTCAGGATGTTGTTGTCGTTGTTTGTGATGAACCGACGTCAATTACCGATGCTTATGCTTTAATTAAATTACTCAGTAGAGAGCATCAGGTTCAGCGTTTTAAGATTGTTGCGAACATGGTGCGTAGCTATCGGGAAGGGCGTGAGTTGTTTGCGAAGTTGACCTTAGTCACAGAGCGGTTCTTGAATGTAGGCATAGAACTCGTCGCATGCATTCCTTTAGACGATAATGTACGGCAGGCGGTTAAAAAACAGAAAATCGTTGTTGATGCATTTCCGCGTTCGCCGGCATCACTTGCGATTAGCTCTTTGGCGAATAAAGCATTAACATGGCCAATACCGAAAACGCCCAGCGGACACTTGGAATTTTTTGTCGAGCGGTTGCTAAACCGAACAGAAATAGTAGGGGAACCATTTGGTGAATAA
- a CDS encoding RNA polymerase sigma factor FliA: MNKALTYDQYGNINNQQAFLEKYSVLVKRIAHHLIGRLPPSVQVEDLIQAGMIGLLEAQKNYDNSKGASFETYAGIRIRGAMLDDIRRGDWVPRSVHKYNREISQAISILEGELNRDPTDTEVAKYLGMSLDQYHSVITDINCSRIVGIEDLGVSEDVISPFDSDDENSPFKGVADESFRKALVESIKSLPEREALVLSLYYDEELNLKEIGEVLGVSESRVSQILSQTMQRLRTKLRSWTQND; this comes from the coding sequence GTGAATAAGGCGCTGACTTACGATCAATATGGAAATATCAATAATCAACAGGCTTTTTTAGAAAAGTATTCTGTATTGGTTAAGCGTATAGCTCACCACTTGATCGGACGTTTACCGCCGAGTGTTCAGGTCGAAGATTTAATCCAGGCTGGAATGATCGGACTACTCGAAGCCCAGAAAAACTATGATAATAGTAAAGGTGCCAGTTTTGAAACCTATGCGGGTATCCGTATTCGGGGGGCAATGCTGGATGATATTCGTCGTGGAGACTGGGTTCCACGGTCTGTTCATAAGTATAATCGTGAGATCAGCCAGGCAATTTCGATACTTGAAGGTGAATTAAATCGTGATCCGACCGATACAGAGGTTGCGAAGTATCTGGGAATGTCGTTAGATCAATATCATAGCGTCATTACCGATATAAACTGTTCTCGCATCGTGGGGATTGAAGATCTGGGTGTTTCCGAAGATGTGATTTCCCCTTTTGATTCCGATGACGAGAATTCTCCTTTTAAAGGTGTTGCTGACGAATCATTTCGTAAAGCATTGGTTGAATCAATAAAATCGCTTCCTGAACGTGAAGCTTTGGTACTTTCGCTCTATTATGATGAAGAGCTAAACTTAAAGGAAATTGGTGAGGTGCTTGGTGTAAGTGAGTCTCGCGTAAGCCAAATATTAAGCCAAACGATGCAGCGTTTAAGAACAAAGCTGCGTTCTTGGACACAGAATGACTAA
- the cheY gene encoding chemotaxis response regulator CheY produces MKILIVDDFSTMRRIVKNLLRDLGFNNTQEADDGLTALPMLKKGDFDFVVTDWNMPGMQGIDLLRNIRADEELKHLPVLMITAEAKREQIIEAAQAGVNGYIVKPFTAATLKEKLDKIFERL; encoded by the coding sequence ATGAAAATCCTTATTGTTGACGATTTTTCAACAATGCGCCGAATAGTGAAAAACCTGCTCCGCGACTTGGGTTTTAATAATACTCAAGAAGCTGATGATGGTTTGACGGCTTTGCCTATGCTTAAGAAAGGTGATTTTGACTTTGTCGTGACCGACTGGAATATGCCGGGAATGCAAGGGATTGACTTACTTCGAAATATTCGTGCTGATGAGGAGCTGAAACATCTTCCTGTATTGATGATTACAGCTGAAGCGAAGCGTGAGCAGATAATTGAAGCTGCTCAGGCAGGGGTGAATGGTTATATTGTGAAACCATTTACAGCGGCTACGCTTAAGGAAAAGTTGGATAAAATCTTTGAGCGTTTATAA
- a CDS encoding protein phosphatase CheZ, whose amino-acid sequence MIELEQAQQLVRLLESGKQEEANALLVDIYKAKSADPMFRQIGELTRELHESIKGFSVDERMSEIATAEIPDAKDRLQYVISKTEVAANKTMDAVDRCMPIADKLHQSLLDVRPQWNELMKGRIALEEFKALCHRIDDLLSQIEGDSSELRGELMDILMAQDFQDLTGQIIRRVITLVSEVEQRLVDILTVFGTSQSEQQADNIKHQSTEPEGPILNPHERSDAVSSQDEVDDLLSSLGF is encoded by the coding sequence ATGATTGAATTAGAACAAGCACAACAGCTCGTCCGGTTACTGGAAAGCGGGAAGCAAGAAGAAGCCAATGCATTATTGGTGGATATATACAAAGCTAAGTCCGCTGATCCCATGTTTCGGCAGATCGGCGAGTTAACCCGAGAGCTACATGAATCTATAAAGGGATTCTCCGTTGATGAGCGGATGAGTGAAATTGCGACGGCTGAAATCCCTGATGCAAAAGACCGTCTTCAATATGTTATTTCCAAAACTGAGGTTGCAGCCAATAAGACAATGGATGCAGTCGATCGGTGTATGCCGATCGCAGATAAGTTGCATCAGAGTTTGTTAGATGTTCGTCCTCAGTGGAACGAGCTCATGAAAGGTCGGATAGCATTAGAAGAATTTAAAGCGTTGTGTCATAGAATTGACGATCTACTCAGTCAGATTGAAGGAGATAGTTCAGAATTACGCGGTGAGTTGATGGATATCCTCATGGCTCAGGATTTCCAGGATTTGACGGGGCAGATCATTCGGCGTGTTATTACATTGGTGAGTGAAGTTGAGCAACGGCTCGTTGATATTCTTACCGTGTTTGGAACGAGCCAGTCAGAACAACAAGCAGATAATATAAAACATCAGTCTACTGAACCTGAGGGGCCGATTTTGAATCCTCATGAAAGAAGTGATGCAGTTTCATCTCAAGACGAAGTTGACGATTTGTTATCGAGTCTTGGTTTTTAG